CGATACCCCCGCGAAAGGCAAGCGGTTTGCGGTGGGATCGCAGGGGGAGTGCGGGGACGCCGATCCAACCCGATGGAACACATGGAACACGGTCCAGGGGAAAATCAGCGGGCGGGCGCCAGAAGGGCGCAAACCGGCGGAAAAGCGGGGCTGGGGCGGGCGCGTGGCAAGCATGAACTGGGTCCTGCCAGCGTAGGACCGATGTAGGAAAGCGGTTTTCCGCCGTCAGCGGTGCTGTGCCTTTTCCACCGCCGCGATGGCAGCCGCGATGGCCGCTTCCCTGTCCAGCGCCGATGTATCGATGACCAGCGCACCGGGCGCCGCGCGCAGCGGAGCATCGGCGCGGTTAATGTCGCGATCGTCGCGCGCGGCGATGTCGGCCTCGATCTCGCGCAAGGGGATGTCGAGCTCGCGGTCCTGCATTTCCAGCCAGCGCCGGTTCGCCCGCGCCTCGACGCTGGCAGTGATGAACAGCTTCACGTCTGCATCGGGCGCGATGATCGTGCCGATGTCCCTCCCGTCGAGCACCGCGCCGCCGGGCTGCTCGGCAAAGCTGCGCTGCCGTTCGAACAGGGCCTGGCGCACCGAAGGGTGGACTGAGACGCGGCTGGCAAGCCCGCCCGCCTCCTCGCTGCGCAGGTGCGGATCGGCCAGCAGGCTGCCCGGAAAACTTGTCGCCGCCAGCGCATCGCCCGCATCGTCCGGGTCGCCGCCGTCGAGGAACACCTGCCGCCCGACCGCGCGATAAAGCAGGCCGGTATCGAGATGGGGCAAGCCGAAATGCGCGGCGAGGGCCTTGGAAATCGTCCCCTTGCCCGAAGCGGTCGGCCCGTCGACGGCGATGATCATGCCTCGCGCTCCTGTCCCTTGCGCCCGGTCCGCACGGCCTTCCAGAGGCCGAAGAGAGCGATCGCCGCCCAGAAGCCTTCGAGCACGAGGCTCGGCCAGTTGGTATGGACCAGCAGCGAAATCGTCAGCAACCCGGCCCCGGCTAAATTGGTGCCGTGGAGCACGAAGGGGTTGGGCGCGTCCTTCAGGGTCAGATAGGCATAGGCCGCGATGATGCAGGCGGTGCCGAGGAAGCCGATGAGGCTGTAGATGTCCAAACCGCTCATCGCATCGCCCCTTCCAGCAGCGCCATGAAATTCGGGAAGCTCGTCGCGATGGGCGCGGTGTCGTCCACTTCCACGCCATTGCGGCTGGCAAGGCCGGCGATGGCCATGCTCATGGCGATGCGGTGGTCGAGGTGGGTCGTGACCGGGCCGCCTCCGGCCAACGGCTCCCCGCCGGTGCCGTCGATGACAAGGCCGTCCCCGCGCTCTTCGACGCGGGCGCCGATAGCGGTGAGGGCGGTCGCCATGGCGGACAGGCGGTCGCTTTCTTTCACCCGCAATTCGTCGAGGCCGCTGGTCGTCGTGCGGCCGTTGGCGAGGGCGGCGGCCACGAAGAACACCGGGAATTCGTCGATCATGCTGGGGGCGATCGCCGGGTCGACTTCGATGCCGGAAAGGGCGGAATGGCGCACCCTGAGGTCGGCGACCGGCTCACCGCCGACTTCGCGCGGGTCCATTTCCTCGATGCTCCCGCCCATTTGCCGCAATACCTCGACCAGCCCGGCGCGCGTTGGATTGAGGCCGACGTTCTCGATCACCAGGTCGCTGCCTTCGGTGACCAGCGCGGCAACGATGAAGAAGGCGGCGGAGGAGGGGTCGCCGGGCACCTCGATCGTCTGCGGCTTCAGTTCCGCCTCGCCGTGCAGGCGGATGACGCGCTCCTTGCCATTGGCACCATCGTCCTCCCCGATCTCCAGCTTCGCGCCGAAACCGGCCAGCATCCGCTCAGAATGGTCGCGCGTGGGCACCGGTTCGATCACCGTGGTGATGCCGGCCGTGTTGAGGCCGGCGAGCAGGACCGCGCTTTTCACCTGCGCGCTGGCGACGGGGAGGCGATAGGAAATCGGCACCGCGGGGTGCGCACCGCGCATCATCAGCGGCAGCGTGCCGCCCGGCGAAGGCTCGAACGAAGCGCCCATCCGGCTCAGGGGCTCGATCACCCGGCCCATCGGGCGGCCCGACAGGCTGGCATCGCCGGTGAAGGCCGCCGTGACCGGATGGCTGGCGAGCAGGCCCATCAGGAGCCGCGTGCTGGTGCCGCTGTTGCCCATGTCCAGCGCCCGTTCGGGCTGAAGCAGGCCGCCCACGCCCACGCCGTGGATGCGCCAGGTGCCGCCCTCGTCCCGCTCGACCCCGGCGCCCATCGCCCGCATGGCGGCCGCGGTGGCAAGCACGTCCTCGCCTTCCAGCAGGCCGGTGACCGTCGTTTCGCCCACGGCGAGCGCGCCGAGCATCAGCGACCGGTGGCTGATCGACTTGTCGCCCGGCACGCGAATACGGCCGGTCAGCGGGTTCTGGCGGGAGAAGCGGTGGGGAGTGGTCATGCAGGCTCGATAGTTGTCGGCGGCTTTTGACAGCGCCCATGGCCTGTGGCAAGGCGCGCCGCCAACGCTGTGGGCCTTGAAATCTTGGCCGCCGGCAACACCTGATTTACACGCGTTACAAGCCCGCCCGAGCGGCGGCCATCAATCGAGGAACATCATGGTCAAACCCGAATGGGGCACCAAGCGCACCTGCCCGAAATGCGGCGAGCGCTTTTACGATCTCGGCAAGGAAGATCCCGTCACCTGCATCGAATGCGGCAACGAGTGGACGCCCGAGCCGGTGCTGAAGTCCAAGCAGCCGATTCCGTTCGAGGAAGAGAAGAAGGACGACAAGAAGGACGCCGACAGCGACCTGGCCGATGACGATCTGGACGACATCGACGACAGCGACGATTCGCCCGATGCCGACGTCGATCTGGACACCGGCGACGACGATCTAGGCGTGTCGAAGGGCAAGGGCGACGACGACAGCGACGACGATTAAGGGTTGCATCCGGGGGGCGGGCTGAATAAAGGCCCGTTCCCGATGCGCGGCGGACCTGCTATGGTGCGCTGCACATCAGAAATGATCGGGGCCTTAGCTCAGCTGGGAGAGCGCAACACTGGCAGTGTTGAGGTCAGCGGTTCGATCCCGCTAGGCTCCACCATTTCATCGTCTTTTGGCCCTGGGTGGGCTGCAAATGCCGGATGGCTCCGTTTCCGGTGCTCACGGACTTAAGTCCGCTGCGCTCCGGTTCTCGCCCTCCGACATTTTCGCTTCCACCCAAGCCCAAAATCCGACGAAATGGATTTTTATCGAAGACGGACCGCTGTCGGTTCGCGCGCTGGCCAACGAGGTTTCGTTCGCCGGCGCTTTTCGCGTTTGACGGGAAACCGTCGGTAAGGAGTGGCCATGTTCGACACGCTGTCCGATCGCCTTGGCGGGGTTTTCGACCGCCTGCGCGGCCGCGGTGCGCTGCGCGAACAGGATGTGCGCGATGCCATGCGCGAGGTGCGCATCGCCCTGCTGGAAGCCGATGTGGCGCTTCCGGTCGCGCGCGACTTCATCGACAAGGTTACCGAAAAGGCCGTCGGCCAGGATGTCCTGAAGTCGGTCACGCCCGGCCAGATGGTCGTCAAGATCGTCAACGACGAACTGATCAACATGCTCGGCGGGGACGCCGCCAGCAAGGAAGGCCGCGCGGGCGAGGCGGAGCCGCTCAACCTCGAGGCGAAGCCGCCGGTCGTGATCATGATGGTCGGCCTACAGGGCTCGGGCAAGACCACCAGCACCGCGAAGCTCGCCAAGTACCTGCGCGAAAAGATGGGCAAGAAGCCGATGATGGCCTCGCTCGACGTCGCGCGCCCGGCCGCGCAGCAGCAGCTCGCCATCCTCGGCGAACAGGCCGATGTCGCGACCCTGCCGATCGTCGCCGGCCAGCAGCCGGTCGACATCGCCCGCCGCGCGCTCGATTCCGCGCGGCTGCAGAATGTCGACGTGGTGCTGCTCGATACCGCGGGCCGCCTGCACGTCGACGATGCGCTGATGGCGGAAATGAAGGCGGTTGCGGGCGTATCCGCGCCCACCGAAGTGCTGCTGGTGGTCGACAGCCTGACCGGCCAGGACGCGGTCAACGTCGCCCAGAACTTCTCTGACGAGGTGCCGCTGACCGGCGTTATCCTGACCCGGATGGACGGCGATGCCCGCGGCGGTGCGGCGCTGTCCATGCGCGCGGTGACCGGCAAGCCGATCAAGTTTGCCGGCACGGGCGAGAAGCTTGATGCGCTGGAGGCCTTCCACCCCGGCCGCGTGGCCGACCGCATCCTGGGCATGGGCGATGTCGTCAGCCTGGTCGAAAAGGCCGCCGAGGTCATCGACAAGGAAGACGCCGACCGCATGGCCGAGCGGATGATGAAGGGACAGTTCGACATGAACGACCTTCGCGCCCAGTTGAAGCAGATGCAGAACATGGGCGGCCTCGGCATGCTGGCGGGCATGATGCCGGGAATGAAGAAGGCCAAGGCGGCGATGGCGGCCAGCGGCATGGACGACAAGGTGCTGGTCCACATGGACGCAATCATCGGTTCGATGACCGCCAAGGAGCGCACCAATCCCGGCCTGATGAACGCTAAGCGCAAGAAGCGCGTCGCGGCAGGCAGCGGCACCTCCGTGCAGGAGGTGAACAAGATCCTGAAGATGCACCAGGAAATGGGCCGCGCAATGAAGCAGATCAAGAAAATGGGCGGGCTGAAGGGCCTCGGCGCGCTGTTCGGTGGGGGTGGACCCGGCGGAATGGGCGGTGGCGGTGGGGGCATGCCCGGACTTCCCGGCGGGCTGGGCGGCGGCGCAGGCAGCCTCCCGCCCGACCTCCAGAACCTCATCAACAAGAAATAATTTCAAGATATTACATCGGAAAGGTAACTACCCATGGCAATTGCACTTCGTCTTTCGCGCGGCGGCGCCAAGAAGCGTCCCTATTATCGCATCGTCGCCGCCGACAGCCGCAAGCCGCGTGACGGCAAATACCTGGAGCAGATCGGCACCTACAACCCGCTGCTCGCCAAGGATGACGAAAACCGCGTCAACCTGAACGAAGACCGCGCCCGTTACTGGCTCGGCGTCGGCGCGCAGCCGTCCGACCGCGTGGCCCGCTTCCTCGACGCGGCCGGCATCATGGAGCGCAAGGCCAGGAACAACCCGAAGAAGGGCGAACCGGGCGAAGCCGCCAAGGAACGCGCCGAGGAAAAGGCTGCCAAGGCTGCCGAAGCCGAGGAAGCTAAGAAGGCTGCCGAGGAAGAAGCCAAAGCCGAGGCTGAAAAGCCCGCCGAGGAAGAAGCTCCGGCCGAAGAAGCTGCTGCCGAAGAAGGCGCCGCTGCCGAAGCTGCGGAAACCGCCGACGAAGCCGAAGAAAAGGCCGAGTAATGGGCAAACTCCCCTCCCCGCGCGGGGAGGGGGCGGGGGAGGGGCGTACCGCATCTGCGGGCGCAGAACCCCCACCCCAACCCCTCCCCACCGGGGAGGGGCTTGCTCGCCAATCGACCACGCGCGTCACACTGGCCGCCATCACCGGCGCGCACGGTGTGGCGGGCCAGGTCCGGCTGAAGCTGTTCGGGGAAGGGCTGGAGGCGCTGGAGGCGCACCGGTCCTTTAACGCCCATGTCCCCGGCGGCACGCTGACGCTGCAGAAGCTGCGCAGCGACAACAAGGGCGGCGCGATCGCCCGCTTTGCCGAAGTGCCGGATCGCACGGCGGCCGAAGCCCTGCGGGGCACCGCGCTGGAAGTCCCGCGCGACGCGCTACCGCCGCTGGAAGAGGGCGAATTCTACCACGCCGACCTTCTCGGCCTGCCCGCGGTCACGACCGAAGGCGAGCTCATCGGGACGGTGATCGCGGTCGAGAATTTCGGCGCCACCGACATCGTCGAGATCGAACGCAATCCCCCGCCTGCAAAGGGCATGCGCACCGTGATGGTGCCCCTGACGCCTGAAGCCGTGCCCGAATGGAATGGCAAGCGGCTGGTGGTGAACGCAGATTTCGTTGAGGCCTAGCGCCTGATCGGCTGCTTTTCCGCAAGATCGTTGCGGATCGTCGTCGCCGCGACGCCGGCGGCGCCCATCGCGTGGCTGATCTGGTCGAGGCCCAGCACCACGTCGCCCGCCGCGTAGAGGCCGGGAACGCTGGTGCGCTGGTGGTCGTCCACCACGATGCAGCCGTCCCCGGTCGTTTCCGCGCCCGCAGATGCCGCAAGTTCGGATCGGACATCGCTGCCCATTGCGGGATAGATGCTGTCGAACTCCAGCCAGCCATCGGCCGTTTCGACCGCGATGCGTTCTCCGCGCAGCTCGTACTTGCCGCAGGGGCCGTCCACCCGCGCCACGCCCGCTTCGTCGAGCGTTGCGAGGCATTCGGCATCGAGGTCATGGTCGCTGTCGGGCGATACCAGGGTCAGGTCGCGGGTGAAGCCGCGCAGGAATATCGTTTCCGCGGTGCCATGGTCGCCCGTGCCGATCACGCCCACGCGCTTGTCGGTCACCTCGTATCCGTCGCACACGGGGCAATAGCGCAGTAGCCCTTTCGCCAGCGCATCGTCATGCAGAACGTCGTCCATGCCGGGCGGGTGGCGGTTGAACACGCCGGTCGCCAGCAGCACGCTGCGCGCGGTGAAAGTGCCTTCGTCCGTGCCGATGGTGAAATGGTCGCCCGTCCTGGCGAGGTGCGCGACACGCTTTTCCTCGTGCACCGCGCCGTATTTTTCCGCCTGCTCCAGCATCCGACCGATAAGTTCCAGCCCTGCGATACCATCGGGATAGCCGGCATGGTTGTGCGTACACGGGATCAGCGCCGCGCGGCTGGTGCCGCAATCGAACAGCCGGATGTCGAGGTGGTAGCGGGCAAGATAGATCGCGGCCGTCAGCCCCGCCGGCCCGCCGCCGATGATGATGCAATCGTCCATGCCCGCAACAATGCACGGGATGGCATTGTGGTGCCCGCCCCTGTAGTGCCCACCCATGACTTTCGCCGCAACCGTCCTCACGCTCTATCCCGAGATGTTTCCCGGGCCGCTGCGGCTGTCGCTGGCGGGGCGGGCGCTGGAGGAGCAGCGTTGGTCGCTCGAGACCGTGCAGATCCGCGACTTCGCCACCGACAAGCACCGCACGGTGGACGACACGCCGGCGGGCGGCGGGGCGGGCATGGTGCTGAAGGCGGACGTGCTTGGACGTGCGCTCGATTCGGTTACAGCAAAGCCCCTTCCCTTGGGGGAAGGGGTTGGGGATGGGGGTTCTGTCGGTGACGGTGGCGGGACCCCATCACAGCCCCACACCCACCCCTCGATCCCCTCCCTTAAGGGAGGGGAGGCCGTGCGGCCGATCTTCGCCATGACGCCGCGTGGGAAACCCATCACGCAAGCGCGCATTCGTGAGATCGTGCAGGGGCCCGGCGTCATCATGCTGTGCGGCCGGTTCGAAGGCTTCGACGAACGGCTTTTCGAAGCGCGGCCCCAGGTCGAGCAGGTCAGCTTGGGCGACATCGTCCTGTCGGGCGGGGAACCCGCCGCGCTGGCCATACTCGATGCTTGCATTCGGCTGCTTCCCG
This sequence is a window from Alteriqipengyuania flavescens. Protein-coding genes within it:
- a CDS encoding NAD(P)/FAD-dependent oxidoreductase; this encodes MDDCIIIGGGPAGLTAAIYLARYHLDIRLFDCGTSRAALIPCTHNHAGYPDGIAGLELIGRMLEQAEKYGAVHEEKRVAHLARTGDHFTIGTDEGTFTARSVLLATGVFNRHPPGMDDVLHDDALAKGLLRYCPVCDGYEVTDKRVGVIGTGDHGTAETIFLRGFTRDLTLVSPDSDHDLDAECLATLDEAGVARVDGPCGKYELRGERIAVETADGWLEFDSIYPAMGSDVRSELAASAGAETTGDGCIVVDDHQRTSVPGLYAAGDVVLGLDQISHAMGAAGVAATTIRNDLAEKQPIRR
- the aroA gene encoding 3-phosphoshikimate 1-carboxyvinyltransferase, whose amino-acid sequence is MTTPHRFSRQNPLTGRIRVPGDKSISHRSLMLGALAVGETTVTGLLEGEDVLATAAAMRAMGAGVERDEGGTWRIHGVGVGGLLQPERALDMGNSGTSTRLLMGLLASHPVTAAFTGDASLSGRPMGRVIEPLSRMGASFEPSPGGTLPLMMRGAHPAVPISYRLPVASAQVKSAVLLAGLNTAGITTVIEPVPTRDHSERMLAGFGAKLEIGEDDGANGKERVIRLHGEAELKPQTIEVPGDPSSAAFFIVAALVTEGSDLVIENVGLNPTRAGLVEVLRQMGGSIEEMDPREVGGEPVADLRVRHSALSGIEVDPAIAPSMIDEFPVFFVAAALANGRTTTSGLDELRVKESDRLSAMATALTAIGARVEERGDGLVIDGTGGEPLAGGGPVTTHLDHRIAMSMAIAGLASRNGVEVDDTAPIATSFPNFMALLEGAMR
- the rpsP gene encoding 30S ribosomal protein S16, translating into MAIALRLSRGGAKKRPYYRIVAADSRKPRDGKYLEQIGTYNPLLAKDDENRVNLNEDRARYWLGVGAQPSDRVARFLDAAGIMERKARNNPKKGEPGEAAKERAEEKAAKAAEAEEAKKAAEEEAKAEAEKPAEEEAPAEEAAAEEGAAAEAAETADEAEEKAE
- the trmD gene encoding tRNA (guanosine(37)-N1)-methyltransferase TrmD, with product MTFAATVLTLYPEMFPGPLRLSLAGRALEEQRWSLETVQIRDFATDKHRTVDDTPAGGGAGMVLKADVLGRALDSVTAKPLPLGEGVGDGGSVGDGGGTPSQPHTHPSIPSLKGGEAVRPIFAMTPRGKPITQARIREIVQGPGVIMLCGRFEGFDERLFEARPQVEQVSLGDIVLSGGEPAALAILDACIRLLPGVMGAASSGTEESFEDGLLEYPQYTRPQEWEGRTIPEVLRSGDHAKVAAWRKSMAEADTRSRRPDLWERYSDARDRPASGAQEKD
- the ffh gene encoding signal recognition particle protein, whose translation is MFDTLSDRLGGVFDRLRGRGALREQDVRDAMREVRIALLEADVALPVARDFIDKVTEKAVGQDVLKSVTPGQMVVKIVNDELINMLGGDAASKEGRAGEAEPLNLEAKPPVVIMMVGLQGSGKTTSTAKLAKYLREKMGKKPMMASLDVARPAAQQQLAILGEQADVATLPIVAGQQPVDIARRALDSARLQNVDVVLLDTAGRLHVDDALMAEMKAVAGVSAPTEVLLVVDSLTGQDAVNVAQNFSDEVPLTGVILTRMDGDARGGAALSMRAVTGKPIKFAGTGEKLDALEAFHPGRVADRILGMGDVVSLVEKAAEVIDKEDADRMAERMMKGQFDMNDLRAQLKQMQNMGGLGMLAGMMPGMKKAKAAMAASGMDDKVLVHMDAIIGSMTAKERTNPGLMNAKRKKRVAAGSGTSVQEVNKILKMHQEMGRAMKQIKKMGGLKGLGALFGGGGPGGMGGGGGGMPGLPGGLGGGAGSLPPDLQNLINKK
- the rimM gene encoding ribosome maturation factor RimM (Essential for efficient processing of 16S rRNA); translated protein: MGKLPSPRGEGAGEGRTASAGAEPPPQPLPTGEGLARQSTTRVTLAAITGAHGVAGQVRLKLFGEGLEALEAHRSFNAHVPGGTLTLQKLRSDNKGGAIARFAEVPDRTAAEALRGTALEVPRDALPPLEEGEFYHADLLGLPAVTTEGELIGTVIAVENFGATDIVEIERNPPPAKGMRTVMVPLTPEAVPEWNGKRLVVNADFVEA
- a CDS encoding (d)CMP kinase, which encodes MIIAVDGPTASGKGTISKALAAHFGLPHLDTGLLYRAVGRQVFLDGGDPDDAGDALAATSFPGSLLADPHLRSEEAGGLASRVSVHPSVRQALFERQRSFAEQPGGAVLDGRDIGTIIAPDADVKLFITASVEARANRRWLEMQDRELDIPLREIEADIAARDDRDINRADAPLRAAPGALVIDTSALDREAAIAAAIAAVEKAQHR
- a CDS encoding CBU_0592 family membrane protein, whose product is MSGLDIYSLIGFLGTACIIAAYAYLTLKDAPNPFVLHGTNLAGAGLLTISLLVHTNWPSLVLEGFWAAIALFGLWKAVRTGRKGQEREA
- a CDS encoding TIGR02300 family protein; amino-acid sequence: MVKPEWGTKRTCPKCGERFYDLGKEDPVTCIECGNEWTPEPVLKSKQPIPFEEEKKDDKKDADSDLADDDLDDIDDSDDSPDADVDLDTGDDDLGVSKGKGDDDSDDD